The DNA sequence AAGAATTCAGAATATTATAAATGGAACTTATGACCAAGAGAATTATCACGAAGAGGATGGCGTAGGAACATTTGAAGAAATTGAAACGGAAAGTGGAATCTCTATAACCTATGATTTAGATTTTAATAAAATCATTGGATATACGGTTCCTGGTGAACTAAGTGATGCGTTAAGTGAACAAGAACTAAACATGTTAATATTAAAAGAAGTTGGAAATGTTTTATTAAATCAATCAGAAGAATTTCAAAGAATTCAGCATATTATAAATGAAGCAAATTCAGAAAAAATACAAGAACAACGTATACAATACCGATATCCGATTACTATTTCAATCGGACCTAGAGCAAGTCGGAATTTCCCTTTAAGGGGCGTGGCAGTTGGAGAAAAAGTTTTTTATAATAGACTTTTAAATAAATATTGATGGCTAAAATCATTGATGTTATCAAATTTCAAAAAATAATCACTTTAGCCTAATCAACATTAAGTTCATATTTTTAGTTAAATATCAACACTCTTCTAAAACAGAGCCTAATTATAATAAGGGGCTAAAAAAACCATTATCTCAAATCAGATTTAATCTGAACTCAGATAATGGTTTTTGTTTTGTTAATTTTCATGTAACAGTTACAGATGTGGATTTTATAGCGTAGTGAGGCAGTGCCAATCTCCGTTTTAGAGGATGTAGATAGGAGGTAGTTTTATAGTGGCGGATGTATTAAGAATAAAAGAAAAAAACAACTGATGGGGATCGGTTGTTCAATGAAAGAGAGTTTAAAAAATAAGGAGTTCTAGGAATAGTAAGTCTTAAACTTACAATGATGTTATTATGGGTTATATTTCTATTTTTATTCAAAAAAAGGGTATTTAAATCTAAATTATCTGTTTTAAAAACTAGAGTGCTTGATGTCACAACAGGCATTTTAATCATCCTAATCATTCCGCTACAAAGAGTAATCCCTCTTCAACTCCACCCTAAAACTCATGGTCTTGTTACTTGCCTTGACTACTGACGTAGTGAGGGCAGTACCAATCCCACGTTTTAGTCAGATGTATTTAATGAAGGTCATTCACAGTAGCGGGATGCATTAAGAATAAAAGACAAAAAAAACAACTGATAGGGGGAATCAGTTGTTTGATGAAAGGGAATTTATAACATAAGGAGTTTTTGGAATAGCAAGTCTTAAACTTACAATTATGTTATGGGTTATATTTCTGTTTTTATTCAAAAGCAGGGTATTTAAAGAGAAATCATCTGTTTTGAAAAAGGCTAGAGTGCTTTATGTCACCACAGGTATTTCTATAATCATCTTCAATCCCGCTACAAAGAGTATTCTTTCTTCAACTCTGACCTAAAACTAATGGTCTTGTTACTAGCATCCCTGCGGTGGGTCAGTACCAAGACCTTTGTTTTAGTTCGATGTATTTAATGAAGGGCATTCATAGTAGCGGGACAGCTTTTGGATAGAAACGTAAATCGGGATATAATTAAAGGGTAGGTGGCGCTACCTCAAACACATAATGAATTTAGGGGGAATTAAACATGCAAGATATTTATGATCGCAAGTTATCTATTTATTTAACGGCTGGTCAAGACGATGAGGGGAAAGACATTGTCAAGGCGAAGTCTTTTTCAAACGTTCGCTTAGACACCACAGATGAAGAGTTATCAAACTTTGCGGAGAAGTATGTGGCATTATCATCAGGTACACACACGAAATCGGTCGTGGCTGATTATCGTATGCTTTAATAAACAATAATGATAGGGGGAAAAAGTCATGGAAGAAACATACACATTAACTTGTAAATTCAAAGACACTGAAAATAAAACACGCTCAATTGAGATTAATAATCCAACAGAAGATTTATCAGACGATAAAATTTTAGACTTCATGAACTATGTGATTGATAGTGAAGTATTAGTCTTAAATGAGTTACAACCTGATTTGAAATACGCTAGTATTGCAGGTGCCTGTTTAACAACTAAACGTGTTGAAGAAATTACATTAGTTTAAATAGAGAAAGAGCCATTACATCAGTAGTGGCTCTTTTAATTTTGACTAGGAGAAGATCAACATGCATGATAATAAAGCTGTGTTAGCCAATCTTGGTGGTAATCAATCGTTTGATAGCAGTGGTTATTGAACATTATTTTTTAAGATTCCCTCCATTTCAAGTAGGAGAATAACCCATATCAACATTTTTGTCTAACAGAGCTTTAAAAAATAGCTTAAGGAAAAGACACCCCCATTGTTAGACTTAATTGCTAACGTTAGGAGTGTCTTTTTATTTTGTTGATTTTAAGATGATATTTTTTTCGAAGCCTCCACGTGCTTCTTTTTTCTCTTGGCGTTTGTTTAGTAAATCTTGCTCTGTGTATCCAAGTTTATGGGCTAATCCAAATAAGACTTCCATGACATCGGCTAGTTCTTCTAGGTTTTTGTCCGTTTTGAATTCTGTGACTTCTTCATCTAGTTTTTTAACTAGATAATTAAAGGCAACGTCATTATTAACAATTTCAATGTCTGCTGTTTTTCCTGATGCTGCGATGATTTCCGGAATTAAATCACGAACTAGTTTATCGTATTGAATCATAGATCATTCTCCTCTGTACTTTAATTAGTTTTATTATATTTCAAGAGATAAATTCTGTCAAAAATTTCAAAAGAATGATAAAATATTACCAAAGTGTAAGGTAGGGTGAAAATGGTGACAACAATTAAAAGTATTACAGGGTATGATGATTATCTGTATTATCATATGAAAGAGAGTTTTAAAAAAGCTAAAAAAATCGATATTATCGTTTCTTTTTTAATGGAATCAGGGGTTAAACTATTAGAACAAGATTTAATAGAACTTAAAATGAAAAATATTCCGATTCGAATCTTAACAGGGAATTATTTGAATATTACACAGCCTTCGGCGTTGTATCGATTAAAAGATATTTTCGGTGATAGTGCTGATTTGCGATTTTTTAATGAGCCTAATCGTAGTTTTCATGCAAAATCTTATTTTTTCGAATATGAAGATGGGGCTGACATGTACATTGGATCCTCAAATTTGTCTAAATCTGCTTTTACAAGTGGGGTAGAGTGGAATTTCAAACTTGATAAACTGACGCATCAGGTAGAGTATGAGCAGTATTATCAAGTATTTGAAGATTTATTTTATAATCATTCCATTAAAATTACGGATGCAGAACTGGATTTCTATTCAAAGAATTGGAAGAAAAATAAAATCTATCAAACAACACCGTTTCCAAATACAAACTTTACAGAAGTTGCAGCTGATGAGGCACCATCATATGTGACGGATTTATATTTACCGCGTGGTGCTCAAATAGAAGCTCTTTATCATTTAAAGAAAACAAGAGAAGAAGGGTTTGATAAAGGGCTCGTCGTTGCTGCAACTGGAATTGGGAAGACGTATTTAGCTGCCTTTGATTCACGGGAGTATCAACGAATTTTATTTGTGGCGCATCGAGAGGAAATTTTAAAACAAGCAGAGAAGAGTTTTAAAAATGTTCGCCCTCTCAGTGAACGTGGTTTCTTTATGGGGACTCAAAAAGAGACTGATAAAGATATCATTTTTGCATCTGTTCAAAGTTTAGGTAAAAATGATAGTTTGAAACTATTTCAACCTGATTACTTCGATTATATCATTGTGGATGAGTTTCATCATGCGGTTGCTCAAAACTATCAAAATATTATTAACTATTTTCAACCAAGATTCCTTTTAGGATTAACGGCAACACCAGAGCGATTAGACAGTAAAGATGTATTAGCAATTTGTGATTATAATTTAGTTTACGAAGCACCCCTTAAAAAAGCCATTAATCAAGGTTGGTTAGTGCCATTTAGATACTATGCTATCTTTGATGAAACAGTAAATTATGAGACGATTGACTATCGTAATGGGAAATATCAAACCACTCAACTTGAAGAAGCATTAAGTATTCATAAGCGAGCTGATTTAATTTTCAGTCATTATAAAAAGTATCGTTCAACACGTGCGATGGGATTTTGTATGAGTAAACATCATGCAGAATTTATGGCAGATTACTTTGTGAATCACGGGGTAAGCGCCTGTGCTGTGTACAGTGGAGATGAAGGGGTTCATAATACGGCAAGAGAAAAAGCATTAAGTAAACTAGTTAAAGGTGAAATTAATGTAATTTTTTCGGTGGATATGTTTAATGAAGGGCTAGATATTGCTTCTTTAGATATGGTCATGATGTTACGTCCAACAGAATCACCAACGATCTTTTTACAACAATTAGGACGTGGGTTACGTTTATATAAGGATAAGCACTATTTAAATGTCCTTGATTTTATTGGAAACTATAAAAAAGCAAACTTTTCACCTTATTTAATGACTGGTGCATCAAAGTCACAATTCAAGAAAGCAAGTGATGTCATTAAAGAAGATGCATTATTACCAGAAGATTGCATCATGGATTTTGATTTCCGCTTAATTGACTTATTTGAGAAAATGGATCGCTCATCAATTAAAATAGAGAAGCTTTTAGTTGAAGAATATGAACGAATCAAAGCCGAGTTAGGTCATCGTCCCTCACGTACTGAGCTATTTACCTATATGGATGAAACGATTTATTTAAATATCAAATCCAAAGCTAAAATCAATCCGTTTAAAAACTACTTAAACTTCTTAAAGAATCAGAATGATTTAAGTGACGAAGAGATAGCCTGGTTAGATACTCCAGCTGTCAACTTTATCAATATGATCGAGAAAACATCGATGTCAAAAACATATAAGTTACCAACGATACTTGCTTTTATTAAAAACGGGCGCTTAGAATTAAAAATTAATGATGATAATTTATATGAATCATTTAAAGATTTTTATTCTCATGGATCAAATGCCGTCGATTTATTACGTGACAAAAACAGCCAAACCTTTAAGGAGTGGGGAAAAGCAGAATACGTTAAACTAGCACGGAAAAATCCAGTACACTTCTTGTGCCAAAGTGAATCTGAAATCTTTAGTTCAGATGAGGAGTTTATGTATTTAACTAATTCTTTAGCCCCATACCAAGAGAATCTATTATTTATTCAACACATCAAAGATGCCATCGAGCTTAGAAAACAAGAGTTTTATAAAAACCGTTTAGAAAAACTAGAATCTAAATAGATTAGAGCATATAACACAAAAGAGCTATCATTTGCGATAGCCTTTTTTGTTTATCCAATCTGTATAAATATTCAAATTTTCTACTTGAATTCAAATCCTTAATAAAATTAATTAACGTTATATACGTTTGGTATTAATTACCTTTTTTATTATAAAATAGAGTATAATATATAAATAAGAGATGAAGGGGGAGAGACTATGAGAGAAATTGAAAATTGTGTAGAGGTCCGGGTCAGTGGTCCAAAAGAACAAATGAAGGTCTACTTAGACTGGATTCAAAAATCTGGCGAGTATCGTTATTCCAT is a window from the Turicibacter bilis genome containing:
- a CDS encoding DEAD/DEAH box helicase family protein, which gives rise to MTTIKSITGYDDYLYYHMKESFKKAKKIDIIVSFLMESGVKLLEQDLIELKMKNIPIRILTGNYLNITQPSALYRLKDIFGDSADLRFFNEPNRSFHAKSYFFEYEDGADMYIGSSNLSKSAFTSGVEWNFKLDKLTHQVEYEQYYQVFEDLFYNHSIKITDAELDFYSKNWKKNKIYQTTPFPNTNFTEVAADEAPSYVTDLYLPRGAQIEALYHLKKTREEGFDKGLVVAATGIGKTYLAAFDSREYQRILFVAHREEILKQAEKSFKNVRPLSERGFFMGTQKETDKDIIFASVQSLGKNDSLKLFQPDYFDYIIVDEFHHAVAQNYQNIINYFQPRFLLGLTATPERLDSKDVLAICDYNLVYEAPLKKAINQGWLVPFRYYAIFDETVNYETIDYRNGKYQTTQLEEALSIHKRADLIFSHYKKYRSTRAMGFCMSKHHAEFMADYFVNHGVSACAVYSGDEGVHNTAREKALSKLVKGEINVIFSVDMFNEGLDIASLDMVMMLRPTESPTIFLQQLGRGLRLYKDKHYLNVLDFIGNYKKANFSPYLMTGASKSQFKKASDVIKEDALLPEDCIMDFDFRLIDLFEKMDRSSIKIEKLLVEEYERIKAELGHRPSRTELFTYMDETIYLNIKSKAKINPFKNYLNFLKNQNDLSDEEIAWLDTPAVNFINMIEKTSMSKTYKLPTILAFIKNGRLELKINDDNLYESFKDFYSHGSNAVDLLRDKNSQTFKEWGKAEYVKLARKNPVHFLCQSESEIFSSDEEFMYLTNSLAPYQENLLFIQHIKDAIELRKQEFYKNRLEKLESK
- a CDS encoding nucleoside triphosphate pyrophosphohydrolase is translated as MIQYDKLVRDLIPEIIAASGKTADIEIVNNDVAFNYLVKKLDEEVTEFKTDKNLEELADVMEVLFGLAHKLGYTEQDLLNKRQEKKEARGGFEKNIILKSTK
- a CDS encoding DUF2922 family protein; its protein translation is MEETYTLTCKFKDTENKTRSIEINNPTEDLSDDKILDFMNYVIDSEVLVLNELQPDLKYASIAGACLTTKRVEEITLV
- a CDS encoding DUF1659 domain-containing protein is translated as MQDIYDRKLSIYLTAGQDDEGKDIVKAKSFSNVRLDTTDEELSNFAEKYVALSSGTHTKSVVADYRML